One genomic segment of Cystobacter fuscus DSM 2262 includes these proteins:
- a CDS encoding serine/threonine-protein kinase produces METQGCSATINRVRVGTIHHVRIAGVIDETFPLTSKIRDLVGFIVLDLGQVERISSFGVSKWIEFTSKLPPGALSLYLVNTPPVMVDQLNMVEGFAGVARVLSVLAPYLCRACGEDRLRLVDLQAEAAVIAEGRAPVHTCPVCAGKLEFADLPSEFFDHARRQHFGTVDPLVMRYLRAIMPSAPVPLTTHLKIVQDDITYITLASELTGDLNVRRLATGLEGRVAFDFSHVSRVEPDAIPKLEQVLDTASRGAQVVLCRVTPPALTALARFGRPLAARINTLWLPSECRHCGNENPQRTLASEYLARLLTNASPERECPVCGGTARLPAIPQLVQLLGQTPLVETRLEDIEALEPRALSQYLFSTNTEPSENEGKESTSDLNNDIGATRLRVLRRLGQGGMAEVFLARQVGVKGFEKYVVMKKVLSQYAENTDFVDMLFAEARANARLTHPNVVQTFDMGMSEGVAYILMEYVRGPDLKRLMTEMKRKGISLPLEHALRIISETAAGLHYAHSYVDPAGVSHPVVHCDVSPHNILVSLDGAIKLGDFGIAKVQGEEVARSGVVKGKISYISPEAAAGRPLDARNDVFSLGVVFFELLTGQLPFKRDHDAATLSAIVRDPAPVPSQLKPEIPQDVSEVILRTLEKDRMRRTPSAAALREEIEAVMARHGLHSSPAEVARFFLNTLGERLAEFGPISPATGSFPAVVSASNSPTRTGPSPILKGSTGETSMDPPPPGTALKSPNWTGPSPILRGSTGETPMVPPPPGTALSAVLTAPVPPATPAAPPPVSPAPAAPPPAALAAPPPKVASAPPATPATPPPMEVVPAASRAFPVRWVVAGVLGLLSLIAVAVAASRSGASVEVLNREPGEQLYVAGLRVEDAQALDPKEVRQRIISTSVEGRLRRFGLAVREDVLDVHTLTETQPVPGSQGTLKVSEPAGCLVEVDGRMAPGKTPVSLPIEAGRELEVRVSCPQHPTWSRRVMAVPGQEVVAIARAREPVTP; encoded by the coding sequence GTGGAGACGCAGGGCTGCAGTGCCACGATCAACCGCGTGCGCGTGGGCACCATCCACCACGTCCGCATCGCGGGCGTCATCGATGAAACGTTCCCGCTGACCTCGAAGATCAGGGATCTCGTCGGCTTCATCGTCCTCGATCTGGGCCAGGTGGAGCGCATCAGCTCCTTCGGCGTCAGCAAGTGGATCGAGTTCACCAGCAAGCTGCCCCCCGGGGCCTTGTCGCTCTATCTGGTGAACACGCCCCCGGTGATGGTGGATCAGCTCAACATGGTGGAGGGCTTCGCGGGCGTGGCGCGGGTGCTGTCCGTGCTGGCCCCCTACCTGTGCCGCGCCTGTGGCGAGGACCGGCTGCGGCTGGTGGACCTGCAGGCCGAGGCGGCGGTGATCGCCGAGGGCCGCGCCCCCGTGCACACCTGCCCGGTATGCGCCGGCAAGCTGGAGTTCGCGGACCTGCCGAGCGAGTTCTTCGACCACGCCCGGCGCCAGCACTTCGGCACGGTGGACCCGCTGGTGATGCGCTACCTGCGCGCCATCATGCCCAGCGCCCCCGTGCCGCTCACCACCCACCTGAAGATCGTCCAGGACGACATCACCTACATCACCCTGGCCAGCGAGCTGACGGGGGACCTGAACGTGCGGCGGCTGGCCACGGGCCTGGAGGGGCGCGTCGCCTTCGACTTCTCCCACGTCTCGCGCGTGGAGCCCGACGCCATCCCCAAGCTGGAGCAGGTGCTCGACACCGCCTCGCGCGGCGCCCAGGTGGTGCTCTGCCGCGTCACGCCGCCCGCGCTCACCGCCCTCGCGCGCTTCGGCCGGCCGCTCGCCGCGCGCATCAACACCCTGTGGCTGCCCAGCGAGTGCCGCCACTGCGGCAACGAGAACCCCCAGCGCACCCTGGCCTCCGAGTACCTCGCCCGGCTGCTCACCAACGCCAGCCCCGAGCGCGAGTGCCCCGTGTGCGGCGGCACCGCGCGCCTGCCCGCCATCCCCCAGCTCGTGCAGCTGCTCGGCCAGACCCCCCTGGTGGAGACGCGCCTGGAGGACATCGAGGCGCTCGAGCCGCGCGCCCTCAGCCAGTACCTCTTCTCCACGAACACCGAGCCCTCGGAGAACGAGGGCAAGGAAAGCACCTCGGACCTCAACAACGACATTGGCGCCACCCGGCTGCGCGTGCTGCGGCGGTTGGGGCAGGGCGGCATGGCCGAGGTGTTCCTCGCCCGGCAGGTGGGGGTGAAGGGCTTCGAGAAGTACGTGGTGATGAAGAAGGTGCTGTCCCAGTACGCGGAGAACACCGACTTCGTCGACATGCTCTTCGCCGAGGCCCGCGCCAACGCGCGCCTCACCCACCCCAACGTCGTGCAGACGTTCGACATGGGCATGTCCGAGGGCGTGGCGTACATCCTCATGGAGTACGTGCGCGGGCCGGACCTCAAGCGGCTCATGACGGAGATGAAGCGCAAGGGCATCTCCCTGCCGCTCGAGCACGCGCTGCGCATCATCTCCGAGACGGCCGCCGGCCTGCACTACGCCCACAGCTACGTGGATCCGGCCGGCGTGTCCCACCCCGTGGTGCACTGCGACGTCAGCCCCCACAACATCCTCGTGTCGCTCGATGGCGCCATCAAGCTGGGCGACTTCGGCATCGCCAAGGTGCAGGGCGAGGAAGTCGCCCGCTCGGGCGTGGTCAAGGGGAAGATTTCCTACATCTCCCCGGAGGCCGCCGCCGGCCGGCCCCTGGACGCGCGCAACGACGTGTTCTCGCTCGGCGTGGTCTTCTTCGAGCTGCTCACTGGCCAGCTCCCCTTCAAGCGCGACCACGACGCGGCCACGCTCAGCGCCATCGTGCGCGACCCCGCTCCCGTGCCCTCGCAGCTCAAGCCGGAGATTCCCCAGGACGTGTCGGAGGTCATCCTGCGCACCCTGGAGAAGGACCGCATGCGCCGCACCCCCTCGGCCGCCGCCCTGCGCGAGGAGATCGAGGCGGTCATGGCCCGCCACGGCCTGCACTCCTCCCCCGCGGAAGTGGCCCGGTTCTTCCTCAACACGCTGGGGGAGCGGCTCGCGGAGTTCGGCCCCATCTCGCCCGCCACCGGCTCGTTCCCCGCCGTGGTGTCGGCCTCGAACAGCCCGACCCGGACCGGACCCTCGCCCATCTTGAAGGGGTCCACCGGAGAGACCTCGATGGATCCTCCGCCCCCCGGGACGGCCTTGAAAAGCCCGAACTGGACCGGACCCTCGCCCATCCTGAGGGGCTCCACCGGGGAGACCCCCATGGTTCCTCCGCCCCCCGGCACGGCCCTCTCCGCCGTCCTGACGGCGCCCGTTCCGCCCGCCACCCCGGCCGCTCCGCCTCCGGTCTCGCCGGCCCCGGCCGCCCCTCCGCCCGCCGCCTTGGCCGCTCCTCCGCCCAAGGTCGCGTCGGCACCGCCCGCCACCCCAGCCACGCCCCCCCCGATGGAGGTGGTGCCCGCGGCCTCGCGCGCCTTCCCCGTGCGCTGGGTCGTGGCCGGCGTCCTCGGACTGCTGAGCTTGATCGCGGTGGCCGTGGCCGCGAGCCGTTCGGGAGCGAGCGTCGAGGTGCTCAATCGGGAGCCTGGGGAGCAACTCTACGTCGCCGGTCTGCGGGTGGAGGATGCCCAGGCGCTCGATCCGAAGGAGGTGCGCCAGCGCATCATCTCCACCTCGGTGGAGGGCCGCCTGCGCCGCTTCGGCCTCGCGGTGCGTGAGGACGTCCTCGACGTGCACACCCTCACCGAGACCCAGCCCGTGCCGGGCAGCCAGGGCACGTTGAAGGTGAGCGAGCCCGCGGGCTGTCTCGTCGAGGTGGATGGCCGCATGGCGCCAGGCAAGACTCCGGTCTCCCTGCCCATCGAGGCCGGCCGGGAGTTGGAGGTGCGCGTGAGCTGCCCCCAGCATCCCACCTGGTCGCGGCGGGTCATGGCGGTGCCGGGCCAGGAAGTGGTGGCCATCGCGCGGGCGCGCGAGCCCGTCACGCCTTGA
- a CDS encoding CBM96 family carbohydrate-binding protein — MRRGLGWGARWMGGVAAVALLTHCGTGESGQAEARSAAPTSRVEQALVTTVTFTPSADAVARRDSPEQNFGSEETLSVDQSPEESGYLRFNVTGLTGTVTHARLRLYVTDSTTDGPRLYGTRNWDWQESTLTWYRSPYASEQQLLEDKAALSSGTWADFNVSAAVHGDGDYTFILEATSADGVDFASRENSRADRRPQLVLTVDSEPTCLPRVYTKTRTEQPYGDTSVSEAQPTQRFGSESVLLVDSNPTRLESYLFFSNEYIYDLDAWNVKRATVRLFATEGTSNGPRVHTTQGGWSWPSYDFDWNTRPTVVGPPLADLGAISANTWVEADVTSVAARQRGALFFGLLSDSGDGVDFVSANAAAAERHPQLRVELESGPYCTYRGTAGGRTSYTRHYGGAGDERLMALSADSHGGLVAAGRFGDAPFPEGTGFALAHYDAAGRALWTRQVTTANVHPQSLTVTPEGNILVVGTYSGAPDLGTGALTTVPGSWAAGTFIAKFSPSGQPVWSHGFVATYFYVPDQQLQYWPVQAAAVATDAQGSLIVTGNFHGEVDFGGGVLFAGRNSVYSEDAYPGSFIAKFDWRGQHVWSRATEGAASEPTAETRAVSTDNAGNVFVAGRANSGADLGDGQPIAWSSPYLAKYDGATGALQWKRVFQGPSWVFGEVIAVRPLPNGDVAFGANLGGTFRFGGGTYTGGDPSDQGYPENVNGFTGTLSATGGDKALRDLKETRLQNLVATSDDTYTVSGFGTNVDLGGGVVGPDAYVSNSAFVARYTATGAHLWSRSLEPQFTGDDYGPRMLLAPTTGSDVLLGGDFAQPFQHDGVTYTPRGASDLFYLRLTP, encoded by the coding sequence ATGAGACGTGGATTGGGGTGGGGCGCGAGGTGGATGGGCGGAGTGGCGGCGGTGGCGTTGTTGACCCACTGCGGCACGGGGGAGAGCGGGCAGGCGGAGGCGCGGAGCGCGGCGCCCACCTCGCGGGTGGAGCAGGCCCTGGTCACGACGGTGACCTTCACGCCGAGCGCGGATGCGGTCGCGCGCCGGGACTCGCCCGAGCAGAACTTCGGGAGCGAGGAGACGCTGAGCGTGGACCAGTCACCCGAGGAGAGCGGGTATCTGCGCTTCAACGTCACCGGACTGACGGGCACGGTGACCCACGCGAGGTTGCGCCTGTATGTCACGGACAGCACCACGGACGGACCGCGGCTCTACGGCACGCGCAACTGGGACTGGCAGGAATCGACACTCACCTGGTACCGGTCGCCGTACGCCTCCGAGCAGCAGTTGCTGGAAGACAAGGCGGCGCTCTCCAGTGGCACCTGGGCGGACTTCAACGTGTCGGCCGCGGTGCATGGCGATGGCGACTACACCTTCATCCTGGAGGCCACCTCGGCGGATGGCGTGGACTTCGCCTCGCGCGAGAACAGCCGGGCAGACAGAAGGCCCCAGCTCGTGCTCACGGTGGACTCCGAGCCCACCTGCCTGCCGCGCGTCTACACGAAGACCCGCACCGAGCAACCGTACGGGGACACCTCCGTGTCCGAGGCCCAGCCCACGCAACGCTTCGGAAGCGAGTCCGTGTTGCTCGTGGACTCGAACCCCACGCGCTTGGAGTCCTACCTGTTCTTCTCCAACGAGTACATCTACGACCTCGACGCGTGGAACGTGAAGCGGGCCACGGTGCGGCTGTTCGCCACGGAGGGCACCTCCAACGGTCCGCGGGTGCACACCACCCAGGGCGGCTGGAGCTGGCCGTCCTATGACTTCGATTGGAACACCCGGCCGACCGTCGTGGGCCCGCCGCTGGCGGATCTCGGCGCCATCTCGGCCAACACCTGGGTGGAGGCGGACGTCACGAGCGTCGCGGCCAGACAACGAGGCGCCCTCTTCTTCGGGCTCCTGTCGGATTCGGGCGATGGGGTGGACTTCGTGTCGGCGAACGCGGCGGCGGCCGAGCGGCATCCCCAGCTGCGCGTCGAGCTGGAATCGGGCCCCTACTGCACCTACCGGGGCACGGCGGGGGGCCGCACGAGCTACACCCGGCACTACGGCGGCGCGGGCGACGAGCGGCTGATGGCGCTGAGCGCCGACTCCCATGGCGGCCTCGTGGCGGCGGGCCGCTTTGGCGACGCTCCCTTCCCGGAGGGAACGGGCTTCGCCCTCGCGCACTACGACGCGGCGGGCCGTGCCCTGTGGACCCGGCAGGTGACCACCGCGAACGTCCATCCCCAGTCGCTCACCGTCACGCCCGAGGGCAACATCCTCGTGGTGGGCACCTACTCCGGCGCGCCCGACCTCGGCACGGGCGCACTGACCACGGTGCCCGGGTCGTGGGCCGCGGGGACGTTCATCGCGAAGTTCTCTCCCTCCGGCCAGCCCGTGTGGAGCCACGGCTTCGTCGCCACCTACTTCTACGTGCCGGACCAGCAGCTCCAGTACTGGCCCGTCCAGGCGGCGGCGGTGGCCACGGATGCCCAGGGCAGTCTCATCGTCACGGGTAACTTCCATGGCGAGGTGGATTTCGGAGGCGGCGTGCTCTTCGCGGGTCGCAACAGCGTCTATAGCGAGGATGCCTATCCGGGCAGCTTCATCGCGAAGTTCGACTGGCGGGGCCAGCATGTCTGGTCCCGTGCCACCGAGGGGGCTGCTTCCGAACCCACGGCGGAGACCCGGGCGGTGAGCACCGACAACGCGGGCAATGTCTTCGTGGCGGGCCGGGCCAACTCCGGCGCGGATCTCGGTGATGGGCAGCCGATCGCTTGGAGCTCGCCCTACCTCGCGAAGTACGACGGCGCCACGGGTGCGCTCCAGTGGAAGCGGGTGTTCCAGGGCCCCTCCTGGGTCTTCGGCGAGGTCATCGCCGTCCGGCCGCTGCCCAATGGCGACGTGGCCTTTGGCGCCAACCTGGGCGGCACCTTCCGCTTCGGGGGAGGCACGTATACCGGAGGCGATCCGTCGGATCAGGGCTACCCGGAAAACGTCAATGGCTTCACGGGCACGCTGAGCGCCACGGGCGGCGACAAGGCCCTGCGCGATCTCAAGGAGACCCGGCTCCAGAACCTCGTCGCGACGAGCGATGACACCTACACGGTCTCGGGTTTTGGCACCAATGTCGACCTGGGCGGCGGTGTCGTGGGCCCGGACGCGTACGTCTCGAACTCGGCCTTCGTGGCGCGCTACACCGCGACGGGCGCGCACCTCTGGTCCCGCTCGCTCGAGCCGCAGTTCACGGGGGACGACTACGGGCCCCGGATGCTCCTGGCTCCGACGACCGGCAGTGACGTGTTGCTCGGGGGCGACTTCGCCCAGCCCTTCCAGCATGACGGGGTGACGTACACGCCGCGCGGAGCCTCCGACCTGTTCTACCTGCGGCTCACTCCCTAG
- a CDS encoding aminopeptidase P family protein, with the protein MQDKPLALEQPVTSEPQQPASPPRQNSYDSTPPPALLDFMMKDWKPASTKPPPRLKHAESFLARRRALSKLFPGETLVIPTGHEKVRANDTTYRFRPGSDFYYLTGNLEPDCVLVMEPKQGGGHTDILFVEPNPGRSDTTFFTDRVKGELWVGPRLGVEQSKARFGIEECRGLPELSARLSSLRGAAIHPWRVLRGFSAKVDGVLPEQTERDRALATALSEMRLLKDAQELRELSAAIASTHRGFEDVIRSLRSAQSERTVEGIFNLRAREEGNDVGYGTIAASGQHACVLHWTRNDGKLQPGELLLLDAGVEGNSLYTADITRTMPISGRFTKEQREIYTLVFEAQKAAFKAIKPGVDFMEPNRVAMRVLAQGLERLRILPTSAEEALKDENQFYKRYSLHNISHMLGLDVHDCAQARQEAYKYGKLQPGMVLTVEPGLYFQRDDLTVPAKYRGIGVRIEDDVVVTARGMRNLSEDIPREADEIEDWMARVWKESDKKAGGKRGAGKKR; encoded by the coding sequence ATGCAAGACAAACCGCTCGCCCTCGAACAGCCCGTGACGTCCGAGCCCCAGCAGCCGGCGTCCCCGCCGAGGCAGAACAGCTACGACAGCACGCCCCCGCCGGCGCTGCTGGACTTCATGATGAAGGACTGGAAGCCGGCCTCCACGAAGCCGCCGCCCCGCCTCAAGCACGCGGAGTCCTTCCTGGCGCGGCGCCGGGCCCTGTCCAAGCTGTTTCCCGGAGAGACGCTCGTCATTCCCACCGGGCACGAGAAGGTGCGCGCCAACGACACCACCTACCGCTTCCGCCCTGGCAGTGACTTCTACTACCTGACGGGCAACCTGGAGCCGGACTGCGTGCTGGTGATGGAGCCCAAGCAGGGCGGCGGCCACACGGACATCCTGTTCGTGGAGCCCAACCCCGGCCGGAGCGACACCACCTTCTTCACGGATCGCGTGAAGGGCGAGCTGTGGGTCGGCCCCCGGCTGGGCGTGGAGCAGAGCAAGGCCCGCTTCGGCATCGAGGAGTGCCGGGGGCTGCCCGAGCTGTCCGCGCGGCTGTCGTCCCTGCGGGGCGCGGCGATCCATCCCTGGCGCGTGCTCCGGGGCTTCTCCGCGAAGGTGGACGGCGTGCTGCCCGAGCAGACCGAGAGGGATCGGGCGCTCGCCACGGCGCTCTCCGAGATGCGGCTCCTCAAGGACGCCCAGGAGTTGCGTGAGCTGTCCGCGGCCATCGCCTCCACGCACCGGGGCTTCGAGGACGTGATCCGCTCGCTACGCTCCGCCCAGAGCGAGCGCACGGTGGAGGGCATCTTCAACCTGCGCGCCCGGGAAGAGGGCAACGACGTGGGCTACGGCACCATCGCCGCCTCCGGCCAGCACGCCTGCGTGCTCCATTGGACGCGCAATGACGGCAAGCTCCAGCCGGGAGAGCTGTTGCTGCTGGACGCGGGCGTGGAGGGCAACTCGCTCTACACCGCGGACATCACCCGCACGATGCCCATCAGTGGCCGCTTCACCAAGGAGCAGCGGGAGATCTACACGCTGGTGTTCGAGGCCCAGAAGGCGGCGTTCAAGGCCATCAAACCGGGCGTCGACTTCATGGAGCCCAACCGCGTGGCGATGCGGGTGCTCGCTCAGGGCCTGGAGCGCCTGCGCATCCTGCCCACCTCCGCCGAGGAGGCGCTCAAGGACGAGAACCAGTTCTACAAGCGCTACTCGCTGCACAACATCAGCCACATGCTCGGGCTGGACGTGCATGACTGCGCGCAGGCGCGGCAGGAGGCCTACAAGTACGGCAAGCTCCAGCCCGGCATGGTGCTCACCGTGGAGCCCGGCCTGTACTTCCAGAGAGATGACCTGACCGTGCCGGCGAAGTACCGCGGCATCGGCGTGCGCATCGAGGACGACGTCGTGGTCACCGCGCGGGGCATGCGCAACCTCTCCGAGGACATCCCCCGCGAGGCGGACGAGATCGAGGACTGGATGGCCCGCGTCTGGAAGGAGAGCGACAAGAAGGCGGGCGGCAAGCGCGGGGCTGGGAAGAAGCGCTAG